A stretch of the Terriglobia bacterium genome encodes the following:
- a CDS encoding DUF1446 domain-containing protein has product MKNIRIGCGQGFWGDWPEAPVRLVEGGPLDYLALDYLAEITMSILQKQKSRDPRQGYAKDFIPLVEGILPRCVEKNIRIIANAGGVNPHACAEAVRGVAGKLGLSSRIKVGIVAGDDISGRLDDFLSRGVNLENMETGEPLHAIREKVQSANVYFGAWPIVEALKKGANVIVTGRCTDTGLSLGPMAFEFGWGEQDWDRLAAGTVAGHTVECGAQATGGNSLVDWKKVPDLAKIGYPIIEAQQDGTFVITKHKGTGGRVDVRTVKEQLVYEMGDPCSYITPDCIADFTTIQLQPEGKDRVRFSGIRGRPATPFYKVSISYSSGWKAVGTLVYAWPEAYQKAKVADGVVRRRLKSMGLKFEEVLTEFVGVDACHGPLSGEPPRDIAEVQFRIGVRSQDKDDVERFTREIVPLVLNGPPTVTGFAGGRPKVEEIIAYWPGLIPKTELVPAVEVL; this is encoded by the coding sequence TTGAAAAACATTCGAATTGGATGTGGACAGGGGTTTTGGGGCGATTGGCCGGAGGCACCCGTCCGTTTGGTGGAAGGGGGACCCCTGGACTATCTGGCCCTGGATTACCTGGCGGAGATCACGATGTCGATCCTGCAGAAACAGAAATCCCGTGATCCCAGGCAGGGTTATGCGAAAGACTTCATCCCGCTTGTGGAGGGCATTCTGCCCCGGTGCGTCGAAAAGAATATCCGGATCATCGCGAATGCCGGCGGGGTGAACCCCCATGCGTGTGCGGAAGCGGTTCGCGGCGTTGCCGGGAAGCTCGGCCTGTCCTCCAGGATCAAAGTGGGAATCGTCGCGGGCGATGACATCTCCGGCAGGTTAGATGATTTCCTTTCGCGGGGGGTGAACCTTGAGAACATGGAGACAGGAGAGCCGTTGCATGCCATCCGGGAGAAGGTTCAGAGCGCGAACGTGTATTTCGGGGCGTGGCCGATTGTGGAGGCGTTGAAAAAGGGAGCCAATGTGATTGTGACAGGCCGATGCACCGACACCGGCCTCTCGCTGGGGCCCATGGCCTTTGAATTCGGGTGGGGAGAGCAGGATTGGGATCGCCTTGCTGCGGGAACGGTTGCCGGACACACCGTGGAATGCGGCGCACAAGCGACGGGTGGCAACTCCCTCGTCGATTGGAAGAAAGTCCCTGATCTCGCGAAAATCGGATACCCCATTATTGAGGCCCAGCAAGACGGGACCTTTGTCATCACAAAACACAAGGGAACCGGGGGTCGCGTCGATGTGCGGACGGTGAAGGAGCAATTGGTATATGAAATGGGGGACCCCTGTTCCTATATTACTCCCGACTGTATCGCGGATTTCACGACGATTCAGTTGCAGCCGGAGGGCAAGGATCGCGTCCGGTTCTCGGGAATCCGGGGTCGGCCGGCCACCCCGTTTTATAAGGTGTCAATCAGCTATTCATCAGGGTGGAAAGCCGTGGGCACGCTGGTCTATGCCTGGCCGGAGGCCTACCAAAAGGCGAAAGTGGCCGACGGGGTTGTCCGGAGGCGGCTGAAATCGATGGGACTGAAGTTTGAAGAGGTTCTCACCGAGTTTGTCGGAGTCGATGCATGTCATGGCCCTCTCTCGGGCGAGCCTCCTCGTGATATCGCGGAAGTCCAGTTTCGCATCGGGGTGCGTTCGCAAGACAAAGACGATGTCGAACGCTTTACCCGGGAGATCGTTCCGCTTGTGCTGAATGGGCCGCCCACGGTGACCGGATTCGCCGGGGGCCGTCCCAAGGTCGAAGAGATCATCGCCTACTGGCCGGGCTTGATCCCGAAAACGGAATTGGTTCCGGCGGTTGAGGTGCTGTGA
- a CDS encoding acyl-CoA carboxylase subunit beta, whose amino-acid sequence MRKEGSPVISGRPYLEKLVREWRALEEKVRKGGGDERIEKQHKQGKLTARERVDRLFDAGRYFQEVGSLVAYDQYGGQAPGAGVVTGFGIIEGRECVVVANDATVKAGSWWPETIKKILRAQEIAMRCRVPILYLVDSAGVNLPYQGGVFPGQYGAGRIFYYNSIMRRYLKVPQLAAVMGQCVAGGAYLPALSDVMIMTEGTSFMGLGGPNLVKGATGQTVDGETLGGAWTHNAISGVAHYRAKDDEDCLKKLRHWIAELPRSAAMRAAPNETSLSGQEGKATSNRPLTDLYDILPADHRQQYDTRALLACILDADSFDEFQADYAREMICGHARICGLPIGIIANYRGIVKPSTSGGPTRFGGIIYTESAEKVAYFIETCARQGTPILFVQDVAGFMVGTDAEQSGIIRAGARFVEAMSCAGVPKLVLTVNHASGAGYYAMAGQGFDPDFIFSWPTGRMAVMEGDSAVQAVFGTELEKLEREGKKPEAALEDRIDKVRRDYEHQLDAKFAAARGFVDAIIAPEETREALELALRTALNNPGPHLGQFVL is encoded by the coding sequence ATGCGTAAAGAAGGGTCCCCAGTCATTTCAGGGAGACCGTACCTGGAGAAACTCGTCCGTGAATGGCGCGCCCTTGAGGAAAAGGTAAGGAAGGGCGGGGGCGATGAACGGATTGAAAAGCAGCACAAACAGGGAAAACTAACGGCGCGCGAGCGTGTGGATCGGTTGTTTGATGCCGGCAGATACTTTCAAGAGGTGGGTTCACTGGTCGCCTATGACCAGTATGGAGGCCAGGCGCCCGGGGCCGGCGTAGTTACTGGTTTTGGGATCATTGAGGGGCGAGAGTGTGTCGTCGTTGCCAACGATGCGACCGTGAAGGCGGGATCCTGGTGGCCGGAAACCATTAAGAAAATCTTGCGGGCCCAGGAAATCGCCATGCGATGCCGGGTGCCCATCCTTTACCTGGTCGACTCGGCGGGAGTGAATCTCCCTTACCAGGGAGGGGTCTTTCCCGGGCAGTATGGCGCCGGAAGAATTTTTTATTATAACTCCATCATGCGCCGGTACCTGAAGGTCCCGCAGCTGGCCGCAGTCATGGGTCAGTGCGTCGCGGGAGGAGCGTATTTGCCCGCCCTCTCCGATGTGATGATCATGACGGAGGGCACGTCTTTCATGGGCCTGGGAGGCCCGAATCTGGTCAAAGGGGCGACTGGTCAAACCGTGGACGGTGAAACCCTCGGAGGCGCCTGGACCCACAATGCGATTTCGGGCGTTGCCCACTATCGCGCCAAGGACGACGAGGATTGCCTGAAGAAATTGAGGCATTGGATCGCTGAACTTCCGAGATCAGCGGCCATGCGAGCTGCTCCAAACGAAACGAGTCTCTCCGGTCAGGAGGGCAAGGCGACCTCCAATCGCCCGTTGACCGACCTGTACGATATTCTGCCGGCGGACCATCGTCAGCAGTACGACACACGGGCCTTATTGGCCTGTATTCTCGATGCCGATTCCTTTGACGAGTTTCAGGCCGACTATGCGCGCGAGATGATCTGCGGGCATGCACGGATTTGCGGCCTCCCGATCGGAATCATCGCCAACTATCGCGGCATCGTGAAGCCCAGTACGAGCGGAGGACCGACACGCTTTGGGGGGATCATCTACACGGAAAGCGCTGAAAAGGTCGCCTACTTCATTGAGACCTGCGCCCGGCAGGGAACCCCGATCCTGTTTGTTCAAGATGTGGCCGGCTTCATGGTGGGAACCGATGCGGAGCAGTCCGGAATCATCCGCGCCGGAGCCCGCTTTGTGGAAGCGATGAGCTGCGCCGGCGTCCCCAAGCTGGTTCTCACCGTCAATCACGCTTCCGGCGCGGGGTATTACGCCATGGCCGGACAGGGCTTTGATCCGGATTTTATCTTTTCCTGGCCGACAGGCCGGATGGCGGTCATGGAAGGCGACAGCGCCGTCCAGGCGGTCTTCGGAACGGAACTCGAAAAACTTGAACGGGAAGGGAAGAAACCCGAAGCGGCTTTGGAAGACCGGATCGACAAAGTCCGCAGAGATTATGAGCATCAGTTGGACGCAAAGTTTGCAGCCGCCCGCGGCTTCGTCGACGCCATCATCGCGCCCGAAGAGACCCGCGAGGCGCTTGAACTGGCCCTTCGCACGGCGCTCAACAATCCGGGACCACATCTCGGGCAGTTTGTGCTTTGA
- the bfr gene encoding bacterioferritin, which produces MKGNPKILKLLNEVLKAELTAINQYFVHAKMCENWGYMRLQEIIMKESIDEMKHADRLVERILFLEGSPNMTDYFKINIGPDVKTQLENDLALEHAAIPRLNAGITTCLEEGDGGSRELLEHILVDEEEHTDWLEAQLFMIKEIGYENYLAEQMKK; this is translated from the coding sequence ATGAAGGGCAATCCGAAGATTCTCAAGTTACTGAATGAAGTCCTGAAAGCCGAACTCACCGCCATCAACCAATACTTTGTCCATGCCAAGATGTGTGAGAACTGGGGGTACATGAGACTGCAGGAAATCATCATGAAGGAATCCATCGATGAAATGAAGCATGCGGATCGCCTGGTGGAGCGGATCCTGTTTCTCGAAGGCTCCCCCAATATGACGGACTATTTCAAGATTAACATCGGGCCCGACGTCAAGACCCAGCTCGAGAACGACCTGGCCCTGGAGCACGCTGCCATCCCGCGCCTGAATGCGGGAATCACAACCTGCCTCGAAGAGGGGGACGGGGGCTCACGCGAACTGCTTGAACATATCCTCGTGGATGAGGAGGAACACACGGACTGGCTGGAGGCACAGCTTTTCATGATCAAAGAGATTGGGTATGAGAATTATTTGGCGGAGCAGATGAAGAAATGA
- a CDS encoding acyl-CoA thioesterase codes for MSKQIVETTLRVRYAETDQMGIAYYANYLAWFEVGRAEWCRATGFTYHELEQREGIYLMVADAHCRYKAPARYDDVLVIKTKVNSFKKRLIVFEYEILNHASGQLLATGETTHTITDAEGRLRSLPEKYSRYFVA; via the coding sequence ATGTCCAAGCAAATCGTTGAAACCACCCTCCGCGTCCGCTACGCCGAAACCGACCAGATGGGGATCGCTTACTATGCCAACTACCTGGCATGGTTTGAAGTCGGCCGGGCCGAATGGTGCCGGGCCACGGGGTTCACTTACCATGAATTGGAACAGCGGGAAGGCATCTACCTGATGGTGGCCGACGCCCATTGCCGTTACAAGGCCCCTGCCCGCTACGACGACGTCCTGGTTATCAAAACGAAGGTCAATTCATTTAAGAAGCGGCTGATTGTGTTCGAGTACGAGATCCTGAACCACGCTTCCGGACAGCTTCTGGCGACGGGGGAAACTACGCACACCATAACCGACGCCGAAGGTCGCTTGCGTTCGCTTCCTGAAAAATATTCGAGATACTTTGTAGCTTAG
- the hutH gene encoding histidine ammonia-lyase, translating into MKTIHLTGNDLTLEQFHLVTQHPKSVQVALAPRARLAVNRARQLIEKILKQGNAVYGVNTGFGKLSEKRIPDAQIRELQLNLVRSHACGVGEPLTEPETRAMLLLRANVLAKGFSGVRPVVIDTLCAMLNRGVYPVIPSKGSVGASGDLAPLAHLALVLIAEGEAIFRGRRGHGSGALKRAGIKPLRLEAKEGLALLNGTQAMLGIALLSLARARNLADAADVVGALTLDALQGTPAAFDEKIHKARPQVGQSISALNLRRLNAGSAIRESHRDSMTDPRVQDAYSLRCMPQVHGAVRDTIEHAARIFEIEMNSATDNPLVFPATGEVISGGNFHGQPLALALDFIAIAITGLASISERRIERLINPEFGDLPAFLAHNPGLNSGFMIAQVTAAALASENKVLAHPASVDSIPTSGNKEDHVSMGMGAALKLKQVLTNCETILGIELLCAAQGLDFLTPAKTGRLADRAYRTLRRKVPSLVNDRDMHHDIEAATKLISDGVIASSITRAGGII; encoded by the coding sequence ATGAAGACCATCCACCTCACCGGCAACGATCTCACGCTGGAACAATTCCATCTTGTCACCCAGCATCCGAAATCTGTGCAAGTCGCGCTGGCCCCCCGTGCCCGCCTGGCGGTCAACCGCGCCCGCCAGTTGATTGAGAAGATCCTCAAACAAGGCAACGCGGTCTACGGGGTCAACACCGGTTTTGGCAAACTCAGTGAGAAGAGGATCCCGGATGCGCAAATACGCGAGCTCCAGCTGAACCTGGTTCGATCCCACGCATGTGGCGTCGGTGAACCCCTCACTGAACCGGAAACACGCGCGATGCTCCTGTTGAGGGCCAATGTGCTCGCCAAAGGTTTTTCCGGGGTCCGGCCCGTGGTGATTGACACCTTGTGTGCCATGCTGAACCGTGGTGTGTACCCGGTCATCCCCTCCAAGGGTTCGGTGGGGGCCAGCGGCGATCTGGCGCCCCTGGCTCACCTGGCCCTCGTTCTCATCGCCGAAGGAGAAGCAATCTTCAGAGGACGGAGAGGGCATGGCAGCGGTGCTCTGAAGAGAGCCGGCATCAAACCGCTGCGACTGGAAGCCAAGGAGGGATTGGCCCTGCTGAACGGGACCCAGGCGATGCTGGGAATCGCTTTGTTATCGCTGGCCCGGGCCCGCAACCTCGCGGATGCCGCCGATGTCGTGGGCGCCCTGACGCTGGATGCCCTCCAAGGAACGCCCGCGGCGTTCGATGAGAAGATCCACAAGGCCCGCCCCCAGGTGGGACAGTCGATTTCAGCTTTGAATCTGAGAAGGCTCAATGCCGGCAGTGCAATCCGGGAATCGCATCGGGACTCCATGACCGATCCACGCGTCCAGGATGCTTACAGCCTTCGTTGTATGCCTCAAGTCCACGGCGCCGTCCGGGACACCATCGAACATGCCGCCCGGATCTTTGAGATCGAGATGAACAGTGCGACCGACAATCCCCTGGTCTTCCCGGCGACGGGCGAAGTAATTTCAGGAGGAAATTTTCACGGCCAACCCCTCGCCCTGGCGCTCGATTTCATCGCCATTGCAATCACAGGCCTGGCATCGATTTCGGAGCGCCGCATCGAACGATTGATCAATCCCGAGTTTGGCGATCTGCCTGCCTTTCTGGCCCACAACCCGGGACTCAATTCGGGCTTCATGATCGCCCAGGTGACGGCGGCAGCCCTGGCATCGGAGAACAAGGTGCTGGCGCATCCTGCGTCGGTCGATTCCATCCCCACCTCCGGCAATAAAGAGGACCATGTGTCGATGGGGATGGGCGCCGCCCTCAAGTTGAAACAGGTGCTGACGAACTGTGAGACGATCCTGGGGATTGAGCTGTTGTGCGCCGCCCAGGGGCTCGATTTTCTCACGCCGGCCAAGACCGGACGTCTGGCGGATAGAGCCTACCGAACGCTGCGACGGAAGGTCCCCTCTCTCGTGAACGACCGCGATATGCATCATGACATCGAGGCGGCAACGAAGCTGATCAGCGATGGAGTCATTGCGTCATCGATCACGAGGGCTGGGGGAATAATCTGA
- the hutU gene encoding urocanate hydratase, whose amino-acid sequence MVKGIDTPPLIEKADAAYVPVRAPRGRSLTCKGWGQEAAMRMLMNNLDEEVGENPKDLIIYGGTGKAARNWDAYHAIIRSLQGLGNDETLLVQSGKPVGIFRTHEYAPRVLIANANLVGNWANWDYFHHLEKLGLIMYGQMTAGSWIYIGSQGIIQGTFETFAAAGKKYFGNHLRGRLIVSGGMGGMGGAQPLAATMNGAVFLGIDVDPARIDRRVRQKYCDRMTTSLETALCWVSAAKKAREALSVGLVGNCAEVIPELARRGVVPDILTDQTSAHDPLNGYVASGLSLEKVLEMRQNDPEGYVRRSLDSIGRHVEGMLALQKMGAVTFDYGNNIRAFAQQAGVQNAFDFPGFVPAYIRPLFCEGRGPFRWVALSGDPKDIHETDRLVLELFPEDEVLHRWIPMAQERIPFQGLPARICWLGYGERALFGERINDLVARGKISAPIVIGRDHLDCGSVASPYRETEGMKDGSDAIADWPILNALLNTASGASWVSFHHGGGVGIGYSLHAGQVTVADGSPEMALRINRVLTNDPGIGVARHVDAGYEEANETARLKGIRIPMRDE is encoded by the coding sequence ATGGTCAAAGGAATTGACACCCCCCCCCTCATTGAGAAGGCTGATGCTGCCTACGTACCCGTCCGGGCGCCTCGTGGCCGTTCACTTACCTGTAAAGGATGGGGCCAGGAAGCAGCCATGCGCATGCTCATGAACAACCTGGATGAGGAGGTCGGGGAAAATCCGAAGGATCTAATCATCTACGGAGGCACTGGGAAAGCAGCCCGCAACTGGGACGCCTATCACGCTATCATCCGTTCCCTGCAAGGGCTTGGAAATGACGAGACGCTTCTTGTCCAAAGCGGAAAGCCGGTGGGGATCTTTCGTACGCACGAATATGCCCCGCGGGTACTTATCGCCAATGCCAATCTGGTCGGGAATTGGGCCAACTGGGACTATTTTCATCACCTCGAAAAGCTGGGCCTCATCATGTACGGCCAGATGACCGCCGGCAGCTGGATTTACATTGGCAGCCAGGGAATTATTCAAGGAACTTTTGAGACCTTTGCGGCCGCAGGCAAGAAGTATTTTGGAAACCATCTGAGGGGACGGTTGATTGTCAGCGGCGGCATGGGGGGAATGGGCGGGGCCCAGCCTCTGGCCGCGACCATGAACGGCGCGGTCTTTCTCGGAATCGATGTCGACCCCGCTCGCATCGATCGGAGGGTCCGCCAGAAATATTGTGATCGCATGACGACTTCACTCGAAACGGCCCTCTGCTGGGTGAGCGCGGCCAAAAAGGCACGCGAAGCTCTTTCGGTCGGTTTGGTCGGGAACTGCGCTGAGGTGATTCCCGAGCTGGCGCGTCGGGGTGTGGTCCCTGACATCCTCACCGATCAAACCTCCGCGCATGATCCCTTGAACGGCTACGTCGCCAGTGGCCTGAGCCTCGAGAAAGTCCTCGAAATGCGACAGAACGATCCGGAGGGCTATGTCCGCCGGTCGCTGGATTCCATCGGGAGGCATGTCGAAGGGATGCTGGCCCTTCAGAAGATGGGAGCCGTTACTTTTGACTACGGGAACAATATCCGGGCTTTTGCCCAACAGGCGGGTGTCCAGAATGCCTTTGATTTTCCCGGCTTCGTACCCGCTTACATCCGCCCGCTCTTTTGTGAAGGCCGGGGGCCTTTCCGATGGGTTGCCCTGTCGGGCGACCCCAAAGACATTCATGAGACGGACCGGCTGGTCCTGGAGTTGTTTCCGGAGGATGAGGTATTACACCGGTGGATTCCCATGGCACAGGAGCGGATTCCCTTTCAGGGACTTCCGGCCCGCATCTGCTGGCTCGGGTATGGCGAAAGGGCCCTCTTCGGCGAGCGCATCAATGACCTGGTGGCACGGGGAAAGATCTCCGCGCCGATCGTCATCGGCCGCGACCACCTCGACTGTGGCAGTGTGGCTTCTCCATACCGGGAGACAGAGGGGATGAAGGATGGCAGTGATGCCATCGCCGACTGGCCGATCCTCAATGCCCTGCTCAACACCGCCAGCGGCGCCAGTTGGGTTTCATTTCATCATGGCGGGGGGGTTGGAATCGGCTACTCACTGCATGCCGGCCAGGTGACTGTCGCCGACGGCAGCCCGGAGATGGCCCTGCGCATCAACCGGGTCCTCACCAACGATCCGGGTATTGGTGTCGCCCGGCACGTCGATGCAGGATATGAAGAGGCCAATGAGACCGCCCGCCTCAAAGGCATCAGGATCCCGATGCGGGATGAATGA
- a CDS encoding insulinase family protein yields the protein MKKSLGWIPKLVVLWTLILFVPALSPAAESTGRVELPKYRMVKFENGMTLLLLERHQLPLVSFRWVLKSGGSMGDPEGHEGLASLTSQLLRKGTATRTADQISEALDFVGANFNSRSAQEYSMGSAEFLKKDLNLAADLLSDMLLHPSFPPDEVDKMIKQEIDSIKEDKAVPQRVIQYYFDGLLFGNHPYGRPLGGTETSLPRITRDEIVNFYKAHFVPNEMILAVAGDFSASELEAGLREKFNSWKSRKVTTPVVKEASTVQGRHVLVVDKPDSTQTFFRLGTVGLARTNPDWIPVQVVNTLFGGRFTSLINTALRIQSGLTYGANSFFGSRRTPGSFVISSFTPNESTERALNMTLDTLKAFHEKGISQEQLQSAKNYIKGQFGPTIETNDQLAGLIAELEFYGLGPEYINSYFEKIDAMTLADARRIIETYFPVNNLDFVLIGKASVIDPVAKKLANDVKKKSITDPGF from the coding sequence ATGAAAAAATCATTGGGATGGATCCCCAAACTGGTAGTGCTGTGGACGTTGATTCTCTTCGTGCCCGCCCTATCCCCTGCGGCGGAAAGCACCGGGAGAGTCGAACTTCCCAAATACAGGATGGTCAAGTTCGAAAATGGCATGACGCTCCTCCTTCTGGAACGGCACCAGCTGCCCCTGGTCAGTTTTCGCTGGGTTTTGAAGTCGGGAGGTTCCATGGGAGATCCGGAAGGCCATGAAGGATTGGCTTCTTTGACCTCCCAGCTGCTTCGCAAAGGCACGGCAACGCGAACTGCAGACCAGATCTCGGAGGCCTTGGACTTCGTGGGGGCCAACTTCAATTCAAGATCGGCTCAGGAGTATTCAATGGGATCCGCGGAGTTTTTGAAAAAGGATTTGAACCTTGCGGCCGATCTCCTCTCGGATATGCTTCTGCACCCCTCATTCCCGCCTGACGAAGTCGATAAAATGATCAAGCAGGAGATCGACAGCATCAAGGAAGACAAAGCCGTTCCTCAACGGGTGATTCAGTATTATTTCGACGGCTTACTTTTTGGAAACCATCCGTACGGGCGCCCTCTGGGCGGCACCGAGACGAGCTTACCGAGGATAACCCGGGATGAGATCGTGAATTTCTACAAAGCTCATTTTGTTCCCAACGAAATGATCCTTGCCGTCGCTGGTGATTTTTCGGCATCAGAGTTGGAGGCGGGATTGAGGGAGAAGTTCAATTCCTGGAAGTCGCGGAAGGTTACAACCCCTGTCGTAAAGGAGGCTTCAACCGTTCAGGGGAGACATGTGCTGGTGGTCGACAAACCCGACTCCACCCAGACTTTCTTCCGGCTGGGGACCGTGGGGCTTGCACGAACGAACCCGGATTGGATCCCCGTGCAGGTCGTGAACACATTGTTTGGAGGGCGCTTTACCTCGCTGATCAATACCGCGTTACGAATCCAGTCCGGACTGACGTATGGCGCCAACAGTTTCTTCGGTTCCCGCCGCACGCCCGGGTCCTTCGTGATCTCTTCTTTCACTCCGAACGAGAGCACGGAGCGCGCACTGAACATGACTTTGGACACTTTGAAGGCATTTCACGAGAAGGGAATCAGCCAGGAACAACTTCAATCCGCCAAGAATTACATCAAAGGCCAGTTCGGGCCGACGATTGAGACCAATGATCAACTGGCGGGTCTTATCGCGGAGCTGGAGTTCTACGGTTTGGGGCCGGAGTACATCAATTCCTACTTTGAGAAGATTGATGCCATGACGCTGGCCGACGCCAGGCGAATCATTGAAACGTATTTTCCGGTAAATAATCTGGACTTTGTGTTGATCGGAAAGGCTTCGGTCATCGACCCGGTCGCCAAAAAGCTGGCGAACGATGTGAAAAAGAAATCCATCACCGACCCGGGGTTTTGA
- a CDS encoding insulinase family protein, giving the protein MKRYTGWIWITAVLLFLGNVGYSQQFDIKTHQLKNGMKILILEDHSIPNVALYFFHRVGSRNEHTGITGLSHFFEHMMFNGAKKYGPGMFDRIMEDNGGSNNAYTSEDLTVYQDWFPTASLPLIFDLEADRTSALSFDPKMVESERGVVANERRLSVENNNEDLLREQLMAAAFTAHPYHWPVLGWMVDIENWKREDLINYFKTYYAPNNCEMVIVGDIQTEKVIELAQQYLEPIPAQEPPRPVTTREPEQQGERRVFVHKFAQLPLLQVAYHAPAAVDSDFIPLSVLDYILLRGESSRLYQRLVDKEQVAVSVEGGQSEHIDPYIFEVDVQPRSGVEVERVEKILYEELEKTQKSLVSEKELQKAKNTAVADFYRSMKTINGKANVLGVYDVVFGDYHKLFKEVDLINQVTREDLQRVAQKYFPARNRTVAILVPDPAPGRGK; this is encoded by the coding sequence CTGAAGCGATACACTGGTTGGATATGGATAACAGCGGTTCTTCTATTTCTGGGCAATGTCGGCTACTCCCAACAATTCGACATCAAGACCCACCAACTCAAGAACGGAATGAAGATCCTGATTCTGGAGGACCATTCCATCCCCAATGTGGCATTGTATTTCTTCCATCGGGTTGGATCCCGCAACGAGCATACCGGCATCACCGGTCTTTCCCATTTCTTTGAACATATGATGTTCAATGGCGCCAAGAAGTATGGTCCGGGGATGTTCGACCGGATCATGGAAGACAACGGAGGCTCGAACAATGCCTACACGAGTGAGGATTTGACGGTCTATCAGGACTGGTTTCCGACTGCCTCCCTGCCGCTCATCTTCGACCTGGAGGCCGATCGAACCAGCGCACTGTCGTTTGATCCGAAGATGGTGGAGTCCGAGCGGGGGGTGGTGGCGAATGAGCGGCGTCTCAGCGTGGAGAATAATAACGAAGACCTCCTGCGGGAGCAGTTGATGGCGGCCGCCTTCACCGCTCATCCTTACCACTGGCCGGTGCTGGGTTGGATGGTCGATATTGAAAACTGGAAGAGAGAGGATTTGATCAATTACTTCAAAACCTATTATGCCCCCAACAACTGCGAGATGGTCATTGTCGGGGACATTCAAACTGAAAAAGTCATCGAACTGGCGCAACAATACCTGGAGCCGATCCCGGCCCAGGAGCCGCCTCGCCCGGTGACGACCCGGGAGCCGGAGCAACAGGGCGAGCGCCGCGTCTTCGTGCATAAGTTCGCCCAACTCCCGTTGCTGCAAGTGGCTTATCACGCTCCCGCAGCGGTCGACTCGGATTTCATCCCACTCAGCGTGCTGGATTACATCCTGTTGCGAGGTGAGAGCTCGCGTCTTTATCAGCGCCTGGTCGATAAGGAACAAGTTGCTGTTTCCGTGGAAGGCGGCCAATCCGAGCATATCGATCCGTACATCTTTGAGGTTGACGTCCAACCGCGCAGCGGAGTCGAGGTGGAGCGAGTCGAAAAGATCTTGTATGAGGAGTTGGAGAAGACGCAGAAGAGCCTGGTAAGCGAGAAAGAACTCCAGAAGGCCAAGAACACCGCGGTAGCGGACTTCTACAGGTCGATGAAAACCATCAATGGAAAGGCCAATGTTCTCGGGGTCTATGATGTGGTTTTTGGGGACTATCACAAATTGTTTAAGGAAGTCGATTTGATCAATCAGGTCACACGCGAGGATCTCCAGCGGGTTGCTCAGAAATACTTCCCCGCCCGAAATCGAACCGTCGCGATCCTGGTACCGGACCCTGCCCCTGGAAGGGGAAAATAG
- a CDS encoding 4a-hydroxytetrahydrobiopterin dehydratase: protein MTKLSISEIEEGLKALPGWSIQEGKLIKQFELSSFPDLVSFVVKIGFIAEAADHHPDLLISYRRLTFMLSTHSLGGVSDKDVELAKQIEAVVNRY from the coding sequence ATGACAAAATTATCAATTTCCGAGATTGAAGAGGGATTGAAGGCCCTACCCGGGTGGTCAATACAGGAAGGAAAACTGATCAAACAGTTCGAACTCTCAAGCTTTCCCGACCTGGTATCCTTTGTTGTCAAAATCGGATTCATCGCGGAAGCGGCGGATCACCATCCCGACTTGTTGATCAGTTACAGGCGTCTGACCTTCATGCTCTCGACGCATTCCCTCGGCGGCGTGAGCGATAAAGACGTGGAGCTTGCAAAACAGATTGAAGCGGTCGTCAACCGGTATTAG
- a CDS encoding zinc ribbon domain-containing protein, with translation MPMYEYECKSCGSNFEQLVFNPAEKVACRNCESTKVEQRLSLFAVVGERSGSSRLEEGPCGSCGAAQRGMCGNE, from the coding sequence ATGCCGATGTATGAATATGAATGCAAGAGTTGTGGATCGAATTTTGAACAATTGGTGTTCAACCCCGCCGAGAAGGTGGCTTGCAGGAATTGTGAGAGCACAAAGGTGGAGCAACGGCTCTCTCTGTTTGCAGTGGTGGGGGAGCGGTCGGGTTCTTCGCGCTTGGAAGAAGGCCCCTGCGGAAGTTGCGGGGCGGCTCAACGCGGAATGTGCGGAAACGAATGA